In one window of Miscanthus floridulus cultivar M001 chromosome 12, ASM1932011v1, whole genome shotgun sequence DNA:
- the LOC136496252 gene encoding uncharacterized protein, producing MAAQLAATQEQEAEVCRDAEEIHGMFEDLKARSKLEEEEAARILKERDELLEKDAQASRRAIEAQNELETERDLRRKAESRAVALQEKVEADAVLIDRLRGERDEARRSEERLRSEGSTAHEERDRAIRERDEARRVVDSLRVDLETATTRRQAAENVSAGLKREIV from the coding sequence ATGGCTGCACAGCTTGCTGCCACCCAGGAGCAGGAGGCTGAGGTGTGTCGGGATGCGGAGGAGatccacgggatgttcgaggacctgaaGGCGAGGTCGAAgcttgaagaggaagaagccgCCAGAATTCtgaaggagcgggacgagctgctcGAGAAGGATGCTCAGGCCAGTAGGCGGGCTATCGAGGCCCAGAacgagttggagacggagcgggatctcaggcggaaggccgagagCAGGGCCGTGGCCCTTCAGGAGAAGGTGGAAGCGGACGCCGTGCTGATCGATCGTCTACGCGGGGAGCGGGACGAGGCGCGTCGGTCCGAGGAGAGACTTCGCTCAGAGGGTAGCACGGCTCATGAGGAGCGTGACCGGGCCATCAGGGAGCGTGACGAGGCGCGTCGGGTGGTGGACTCCCTTCGTGTGGATCTCGAAACCGCGACGACCCGAAGGCAGGCTGCCGAGAATGTCTCCGCCGGACTAAAAAGGGAGATCGTCTAG